The Cucumis melo cultivar AY chromosome 5, USDA_Cmelo_AY_1.0, whole genome shotgun sequence genome has a segment encoding these proteins:
- the LOC107991276 gene encoding RING-H2 finger protein ATL5-like — translation MAAAAVMTEPTVTLPSPYPIEFLFDLDTVLSGADDLDCSCQITPSDSPVADFPTVVADVCAVCLDDFRPDEAGKQIPCGHVYHESCISSWLTVADCCPLCRCLVAGQPPDSTLIRR, via the coding sequence ATGGCTGCCGCTGCTGTCATGACTGAACCCACAGTAACCTTACCGTCGCCATATCCAATCGAATTTCTCTTTGACCTCGACACAGTTCTCTCCGGAGCCGACGACCTCGATTGCAGCTGCCAGATCACCCCTTCCGATTCTCCCGTGGCGGATTTCCCGACTGTTGTGGCCGATGTTTGTGCCGTTTGTTTGGACGATTTCCGGCCAGATGAAGCCGGTAAACAAATCCCCTGCGGACACGTGTACCATGAATCTTGTATTTCCTCCTGGCTTACCGTCGCCGACTGTTGCCCTCTCTGTCGGTGCCTTGTCGCTGGCCAACCGCCGGATTCGACTTTGATCCGACGGTAG